In one Roseburia intestinalis L1-82 genomic region, the following are encoded:
- a CDS encoding glycogen/starch/alpha-glucan phosphorylase: MKENVFNKEAFIEDVKENVKNLYRKTLDEASQQEIFQAVSYTVKDVIIDDWLATQKAFDKQDPKMVYYMSMEFLMGRALGNNMINLKMYKEVKEALEEIGLNLDEIEDQEPDPALGNGGLGRLAACFMESLATLGYAAYGCGIRYRYGMFKQKIKDGFQVEVPDNWLKNGYPFELRRPEYSYEVKFGGYVRAEVTEEGKTRFIQENYQSVLAVPYDMPIVGYGNHVVDTLMIWDAEPMECFELDSFDKGDYHKAVEQENLARNLVEVLYPNDNHIAGKELRLKQQYFFVSASVQRALARYKKHHDDIHKLPEKVTFQLNDTHPTVAVAELMRILLDEEGLSWDEAWEITTKTCAYTNHTIMAEALEKWPIEIFSRLLPRIYQIVEEINRRFILQIQAEFPGDNGKVARMAIVYDGQVKMAHLAIAAGYSVNGVAKLHTEILKNEQLHDFYELFPQKFNNKTNGITQRRFLMHGDPLLADWVSEHIGNDWITNLAHIEKLAIYATDKKAQQEFMNIKYQNKLRLAKYIKEHNGIEVDPRSIFDVQVKRLHEYKRQLLNILHVMYLYNELKEHPDMDFYPRTFIFGAKAAAGYKNAKLTIKLINNVADVINNDRSINGKIKVVFIEDYRVSIAEWIFAAADVSEQISTASKEASGTGNMKFMLNGALTLGTMDGANVEIVEEVGKENAFIFGMSSDEVIAHERNRDYDPMQIFNSDQDIRKVLMQLINGFYSPNDPELFRDLYNSLLNTQCTQFADTYFILKDFRSYAEAQKRVMEAYKDEEGWAKSAILNIAHAGKFSSDRTIQEYVDDIWHLDKITVEV, translated from the coding sequence ATGAAGGAAAATGTTTTCAACAAAGAAGCGTTTATTGAGGATGTAAAAGAAAATGTAAAGAATCTTTACCGCAAAACGTTAGATGAGGCGTCACAGCAGGAGATTTTTCAGGCAGTTTCCTACACGGTAAAAGATGTCATTATTGATGACTGGCTTGCCACACAGAAAGCGTTTGACAAACAGGATCCCAAGATGGTTTACTACATGTCCATGGAGTTTTTAATGGGTCGTGCGCTTGGCAACAACATGATCAATTTAAAAATGTACAAAGAGGTCAAAGAGGCACTCGAGGAGATCGGTCTGAACTTAGATGAGATCGAGGATCAGGAGCCGGATCCGGCACTTGGAAATGGCGGACTCGGACGTCTTGCAGCCTGCTTTATGGAGTCACTGGCAACACTTGGATACGCAGCTTACGGCTGCGGTATCCGTTACCGTTACGGAATGTTCAAACAGAAGATCAAAGACGGTTTTCAGGTGGAAGTGCCGGATAACTGGTTAAAGAATGGATATCCGTTTGAACTTCGCCGTCCGGAGTATTCCTATGAAGTTAAATTCGGCGGTTATGTCCGTGCAGAAGTGACAGAAGAGGGAAAAACACGTTTTATACAGGAAAATTACCAGTCTGTTTTAGCGGTACCGTATGATATGCCGATCGTAGGTTATGGCAATCATGTGGTAGATACCTTAATGATCTGGGATGCAGAGCCGATGGAGTGCTTTGAGTTAGATTCCTTTGACAAGGGAGATTACCACAAGGCAGTAGAGCAGGAAAATCTTGCCCGCAACTTAGTGGAAGTACTTTATCCGAATGATAATCATATCGCAGGAAAAGAGCTTCGTTTAAAACAGCAGTATTTCTTTGTATCTGCAAGTGTACAGCGTGCATTAGCACGTTACAAAAAACATCATGATGATATCCACAAGCTGCCGGAGAAAGTGACATTCCAGTTAAATGATACACATCCGACTGTTGCAGTGGCAGAACTTATGCGTATTTTACTTGACGAAGAAGGATTAAGCTGGGATGAGGCATGGGAGATCACAACAAAGACCTGTGCATACACCAACCACACGATCATGGCTGAGGCACTTGAAAAATGGCCGATCGAGATATTCTCAAGGCTGCTTCCGCGTATCTATCAGATTGTTGAGGAGATCAACCGCAGATTTATTTTACAGATCCAGGCAGAGTTCCCTGGAGATAATGGCAAGGTTGCCCGTATGGCAATCGTTTATGATGGTCAGGTAAAGATGGCACATCTTGCGATCGCAGCAGGATATTCTGTAAACGGTGTGGCAAAACTCCACACAGAGATTTTAAAGAATGAGCAGCTTCATGATTTTTATGAGTTATTCCCGCAGAAGTTCAACAACAAGACGAACGGAATCACGCAGCGTAGATTCTTAATGCATGGTGATCCATTGCTTGCAGACTGGGTAAGTGAGCATATCGGAAATGACTGGATCACAAATCTTGCCCATATTGAAAAGCTGGCGATTTATGCAACTGATAAGAAAGCACAGCAGGAGTTCATGAATATCAAATATCAGAACAAACTGCGTCTTGCAAAATACATCAAAGAGCACAACGGCATCGAAGTAGATCCGCGTTCCATCTTTGATGTGCAGGTAAAACGTCTGCATGAATACAAACGTCAGTTGCTGAATATTTTACATGTCATGTATCTGTATAATGAATTAAAAGAGCACCCGGATATGGATTTCTATCCGAGAACCTTTATTTTTGGTGCAAAGGCAGCAGCAGGCTACAAGAACGCAAAACTTACGATCAAACTGATCAACAATGTGGCGGACGTTATCAACAATGACAGAAGCATTAACGGCAAGATCAAAGTCGTATTTATTGAAGATTACCGCGTATCGATCGCAGAGTGGATCTTTGCGGCAGCAGATGTCAGCGAGCAGATCTCCACAGCTAGTAAAGAGGCATCCGGAACCGGTAACATGAAATTCATGTTAAACGGTGCACTGACACTCGGAACGATGGATGGTGCCAATGTTGAGATCGTCGAGGAAGTCGGTAAAGAAAATGCATTTATTTTCGGTATGAGTTCCGATGAAGTCATTGCACATGAGAGAAACCGTGACTATGATCCAATGCAGATCTTCAACAGTGATCAGGATATCCGCAAGGTACTGATGCAGCTCATCAATGGATTTTATTCACCGAATGATCCTGAGTTATTCCGTGACCTGTACAATTCACTGCTCAATACACAGTGTACACAGTTTGCAGATACCTATTTCATCTTAAAAGATTTCCGTTCTTATGCAGAAGCACAGAAACGCGTCATGGAAGCATACAAAGATGAAGAAGGTTGGGCAAAGAGTGCAATCTTAAATATCGCACATGCCGGTAAATTCTCCTCTGACCGTACGATCCAGGAGTATGTGGATGATATCTGGCACTTAGACAAAATTACCGTAGAGGTATAA
- a CDS encoding DUF4870 domain-containing protein, with amino-acid sequence MDKKTTGIVSYITLIGWLIAFCAGDKEGAKFHLNQSLVLYLASLINSIIISRIPICGWAVSGILSIVFFIFWIMGLVYACKDEEKELPLLGSIKILN; translated from the coding sequence ATGGACAAGAAAACAACAGGAATCGTTTCCTACATCACGCTTATCGGCTGGCTGATTGCATTCTGCGCCGGTGACAAAGAGGGTGCAAAATTTCATTTAAACCAGTCACTGGTGTTATACCTTGCATCACTGATCAACAGCATTATTATTTCGCGCATTCCGATCTGTGGATGGGCTGTCAGCGGCATTCTCTCCATTGTATTCTTTATTTTCTGGATCATGGGATTAGTATATGCCTGCAAAGATGAAGAAAAAGAGCTTCCACTTTTAGGAAGTATTAAGATTTTAAACTAA
- a CDS encoding carboxypeptidase M32 → MSKTLEQFEQYLDKMKKYEHINTLLYWDMRTCAPKLGQAGHIDALTYFSTESFAMSTSDELYGMLETLKTPEEFAQLSDTMKFIVTRMQRDMEKDRRIPKDRYKVMVREQAESGNAWEDAKNASDFSIFAPHLEKMIALTKEMAGYTDPGKEVYDVLLDKYEEGMDSATIDRLFGELKEALIPLVKKILAAKQPDDTKFHAYFDPDDQRKVQDLLLSYIGFSKDAGAVGETEHPFTLNFSSKDVRVTNHYYEHDPISAMFSAIHEGGHAIFEQNVNPEYDNTAAGSCRYMGVHESQSRFYENILGRNKNFWIPVYEKVQELMPQMKDISLDEFYREINHVRNSLIRTEADEVTYCFHIILRYEMEKAIFRDNVPVEKLPELWNQKMKEYLDITPANDAEGILQDMHWSDGSFGYFPSYLLGSIYDGMYLEELEKELGPVDEILKEGRIKEITKWLNEKIHWYGSTRTPKEVIANVCGKEVSAEPLVRYFEKKYASVYDLK, encoded by the coding sequence ATGAGTAAAACATTAGAACAATTCGAGCAGTATCTCGATAAAATGAAAAAATATGAACATATCAATACGCTTCTTTACTGGGACATGAGAACCTGTGCACCAAAACTGGGGCAGGCAGGACATATCGATGCACTGACTTATTTTTCAACCGAGAGCTTTGCGATGTCGACTTCGGATGAACTTTACGGCATGTTAGAGACCTTAAAGACACCGGAAGAATTTGCACAGCTGTCAGATACCATGAAATTTATCGTGACACGCATGCAGCGCGATATGGAAAAAGACAGACGGATTCCAAAAGACCGTTATAAAGTGATGGTCCGTGAGCAGGCAGAATCCGGAAATGCATGGGAAGATGCAAAAAATGCATCTGACTTTTCCATTTTTGCACCGCATCTGGAGAAAATGATTGCACTTACCAAAGAAATGGCAGGTTACACAGATCCGGGCAAAGAAGTTTATGATGTATTGTTAGATAAATATGAAGAGGGAATGGATTCTGCAACGATTGACCGTCTGTTTGGTGAACTAAAGGAAGCGCTGATTCCGCTTGTGAAAAAAATACTTGCCGCAAAACAGCCGGATGATACAAAATTCCATGCTTATTTTGATCCGGATGATCAGAGAAAAGTGCAGGATCTTTTGCTTTCCTACATCGGATTTTCCAAAGATGCCGGTGCAGTAGGAGAGACAGAGCATCCTTTTACACTGAATTTTTCTTCCAAGGATGTCCGGGTGACAAATCATTATTATGAACATGATCCGATTTCTGCCATGTTTTCGGCTATCCATGAGGGTGGTCATGCGATTTTTGAACAGAATGTCAATCCGGAATATGACAACACGGCTGCAGGAAGCTGCCGTTATATGGGCGTGCATGAGAGCCAATCCCGTTTTTATGAGAATATTTTAGGGCGCAATAAGAATTTCTGGATTCCTGTCTATGAGAAAGTGCAGGAACTGATGCCGCAGATGAAGGACATTTCACTGGATGAGTTTTACCGTGAGATCAATCATGTCAGAAACAGCCTGATCCGTACCGAGGCAGATGAGGTGACCTATTGCTTCCATATTATATTGCGTTATGAAATGGAGAAGGCAATCTTTCGTGACAATGTTCCGGTTGAGAAGCTTCCGGAACTTTGGAATCAGAAAATGAAGGAATATTTAGATATCACTCCGGCAAATGATGCGGAGGGAATCTTACAGGATATGCACTGGTCAGATGGTTCCTTCGGCTATTTTCCAAGCTATCTGTTAGGAAGCATCTATGACGGCATGTACTTAGAGGAGCTTGAAAAAGAGTTAGGGCCGGTAGATGAGATCTTAAAAGAGGGCAGAATCAAAGAAATCACAAAATGGCTGAATGAAAAGATCCACTGGTATGGCAGCACACGCACACCAAAAGAAGTGATTGCAAATGTGTGTGGAAAAGAAGTATCAGCAGAGCCATTGGTGCGTTATTTTGAAAAAAAATATGCCAGCGTTTACGATTTAAAATAA
- a CDS encoding response regulator transcription factor encodes MEQYNILIVEDDKEIRDGIEIFLKSQNYNVYKAADGVEGLEIIESKEIHLAIVDIMMPRMDGVTMTLKLREHHDFPVIMLSAKSEETDKVIGLNIGADDYVTKPFTPLELMARVNSQLRRYTKFNNRGQNKKENDRVHVIGGIELNEDTVEVFVDGKPVKMTPIEFKILALLMKNPGRVYSADEIYERVWNEKAINTDTIMVHVRNIRDKIEINPREPKYLKVVWGVGYKMEKQP; translated from the coding sequence ATGGAACAGTACAATATTTTAATCGTAGAAGATGACAAAGAGATCCGTGATGGAATCGAGATATTTTTAAAGAGTCAGAATTACAATGTTTATAAAGCGGCAGACGGTGTGGAAGGATTAGAGATTATTGAGAGCAAAGAGATACATCTTGCGATCGTGGATATCATGATGCCGCGGATGGATGGTGTCACAATGACATTAAAACTCAGGGAACATCATGATTTTCCAGTCATTATGCTTTCTGCAAAGTCGGAGGAGACGGACAAGGTCATTGGGCTTAATATCGGTGCGGATGATTATGTGACCAAACCGTTTACACCGTTAGAGCTGATGGCGCGTGTCAATTCCCAGCTCAGACGTTACACAAAATTCAATAACAGAGGGCAGAACAAAAAAGAAAACGACAGGGTGCATGTCATCGGCGGAATCGAACTGAACGAGGATACGGTTGAAGTATTTGTGGATGGTAAACCTGTGAAAATGACACCGATCGAGTTTAAGATTTTAGCACTTCTGATGAAAAATCCGGGAAGAGTTTATTCGGCAGACGAGATTTACGAACGTGTCTGGAATGAAAAAGCAATCAATACAGATACGATCATGGTGCATGTGAGAAATATCAGGGATAAGATCGAGATCAATCCGAGAGAACCAAAATATTTAAAGGTGGTGTGGGGCGTTGGATATAAAATGGAAAAACAGCCGTAA
- the ileS gene encoding isoleucine--tRNA ligase, protein MYKKVDANLNFVDREKQIEKFWNDNDIFKKSMEHRKEGETYTFYDGPPTANGKPHIGHVETRTIKDMIPRYQTMKGKFVPRKAGWDTHGLPVELEVEKLLGLNGKEQIEEYGMEPFIKKCKESVWKYKGMWEDFSKTVGFWADMDNPYVTYDDNFIESEWWALKEIWNKNLLYKGFKIVPYCPRCGTPLSSQEVAQGYKTVKERSAVARFKVIGEDAYFLAWTTTPWTLPSNVALCVNPEETYCKVKAVDGYTYYMAEALLDTVLGKLLDKDAPEGTKAYEVLETYKGSDLEYKEYEPLFDCAKEIIEKQHKKAHYIVCDTYVTMTDGTGIVHIAPAFGEDDAAVGRKYDLPFVQLVDGKGELTKETPYAGVFVKKADPMVLKDLDEKGLLFDAPKFEHEYPHCWRCDTPLIYYARESWFIKMTAVKDDLIRNNNTVNWIPDSIGKGRFGDWLENIQDWGISRNRYWGTPLPVWECECGHQECIGSRAELAERSGNPEDAKVELHRPYIDAVTFKCPDCGKEMHRVPEVIDCWFDSGAMPFAQHHYPFENKDVFEKQFPAKFISEAVDQTRGWFYSLMAESTLLFNKAPYENVIVLGHVQDENGQKMSKSKGNAVDPFDALETYGADAIRWYFYTSSAPWIPKRFSGKLVQEGQRKFMGTLWNTYAFFVLYANIDQFDATKYTLDYEKLSVMDKWLLSKLNSAIKGTDENLANYRIPEAAKVLDEFVDDMSNWYVRRSRDRFWAKGMEQDKINAYMTLYTALVEICKAAAPMIPFMTEEIYQNLVRSINTEAPESIHLCDFPAVNDAWIDKDLEKNMDEVLKIVVMGRACRNSANIKNRQPIGNMYVKAPNVLPEYFVEIIEDELNVKKVNFTEDVSAYTSYTFKPQLRTVGPKYGKFLGQIQKALAELDGNKAMAELKADGVLTLPSVSDDVKLSEEDLLITMTQMEGYVTEGDNTVTVVLDTNLTPELVEEGFVREIISKIQTMRKEAGFEVMDKISIYYHADEKVADIFNKYENDIMGDVLGTEVVAEADSFDSGENGIYCKEWNINGEKVLLGVKKGEN, encoded by the coding sequence ATGTATAAGAAAGTTGATGCGAATCTGAATTTCGTAGACAGAGAAAAACAGATCGAGAAGTTCTGGAATGACAATGACATCTTTAAGAAGAGCATGGAACACCGCAAGGAAGGAGAGACCTACACCTTTTATGACGGCCCGCCAACTGCAAACGGCAAGCCGCACATCGGACATGTGGAGACCCGTACGATCAAAGATATGATTCCGAGATACCAGACCATGAAAGGAAAATTCGTTCCGCGTAAAGCCGGCTGGGATACACATGGACTCCCGGTAGAACTTGAGGTTGAGAAACTTCTTGGCTTAAACGGAAAAGAGCAGATCGAAGAATACGGTATGGAGCCTTTCATCAAAAAATGTAAGGAATCCGTATGGAAATACAAAGGAATGTGGGAAGATTTCTCAAAGACCGTTGGTTTCTGGGCTGATATGGACAATCCATATGTTACTTACGATGACAATTTTATTGAGTCCGAATGGTGGGCATTAAAAGAAATCTGGAACAAAAACCTTTTATACAAAGGATTTAAAATCGTTCCTTACTGTCCGCGCTGCGGTACCCCGTTATCTTCCCAGGAGGTTGCACAGGGTTATAAGACGGTCAAAGAGCGCTCTGCAGTTGCACGTTTTAAAGTAATCGGAGAGGATGCATATTTCCTTGCATGGACTACAACTCCTTGGACACTGCCGTCTAACGTCGCACTCTGTGTGAACCCGGAAGAGACTTACTGCAAAGTAAAAGCGGTTGACGGATATACCTATTATATGGCAGAGGCACTGCTTGACACGGTACTTGGCAAACTGCTTGACAAGGATGCGCCAGAGGGAACAAAGGCATACGAAGTATTAGAGACTTATAAAGGAAGCGATTTAGAGTACAAAGAGTATGAGCCGTTATTTGACTGTGCAAAAGAGATCATTGAAAAACAGCACAAAAAAGCGCATTACATTGTATGTGACACCTATGTAACCATGACAGACGGTACCGGTATCGTTCATATCGCACCTGCATTCGGTGAAGATGATGCCGCTGTCGGAAGAAAATATGACCTTCCATTCGTACAGCTTGTAGACGGAAAAGGTGAGCTGACCAAAGAGACACCATATGCCGGTGTTTTTGTAAAGAAAGCAGATCCTATGGTATTAAAAGATCTCGATGAAAAGGGACTGTTATTCGATGCTCCGAAGTTCGAGCATGAATATCCGCACTGCTGGAGATGTGACACACCGCTCATCTACTACGCAAGAGAATCCTGGTTTATCAAAATGACTGCAGTCAAAGATGACCTGATCCGCAACAACAATACTGTAAACTGGATCCCGGATTCTATCGGAAAAGGACGTTTCGGTGACTGGCTTGAGAATATCCAGGACTGGGGTATCTCCCGTAACCGTTACTGGGGAACACCACTTCCGGTATGGGAGTGTGAATGTGGACATCAGGAGTGCATCGGAAGCCGTGCAGAACTTGCAGAGAGAAGCGGAAATCCGGAGGATGCAAAGGTAGAACTTCATCGTCCGTATATTGATGCAGTTACCTTCAAATGCCCGGACTGTGGCAAAGAAATGCACCGTGTACCGGAGGTTATCGACTGCTGGTTCGATTCCGGAGCAATGCCATTCGCACAGCACCATTATCCGTTTGAGAATAAAGACGTCTTTGAGAAACAGTTCCCGGCGAAATTTATCTCCGAGGCAGTTGACCAGACAAGAGGATGGTTCTACTCTCTGATGGCAGAGTCCACCCTGTTATTTAACAAAGCTCCGTATGAGAACGTCATCGTTCTTGGACATGTACAGGATGAGAACGGACAGAAGATGAGTAAGTCTAAAGGAAATGCAGTTGATCCGTTTGATGCATTAGAGACTTACGGCGCAGATGCGATCCGCTGGTATTTCTATACAAGCAGTGCACCATGGATCCCGAAGCGTTTCAGTGGCAAGCTGGTACAGGAAGGACAGCGTAAATTCATGGGTACCCTGTGGAATACTTATGCATTCTTCGTGCTGTATGCAAACATCGACCAGTTTGATGCAACAAAATATACCTTAGATTATGAAAAATTATCCGTTATGGATAAGTGGCTGCTGTCAAAATTGAATTCCGCAATCAAGGGAACGGATGAGAACCTTGCAAATTACCGCATTCCGGAAGCTGCAAAGGTACTTGATGAGTTCGTGGATGACATGAGTAACTGGTATGTCAGAAGAAGCCGTGACCGTTTCTGGGCAAAAGGCATGGAGCAGGATAAGATCAACGCATATATGACACTTTATACTGCATTAGTTGAGATCTGCAAGGCTGCTGCACCGATGATCCCGTTCATGACAGAGGAGATCTATCAGAACCTGGTACGTTCCATCAATACAGAGGCACCGGAGAGCATCCATCTGTGCGACTTCCCGGCTGTCAATGATGCATGGATCGACAAAGATTTAGAGAAAAATATGGATGAGGTCTTAAAGATCGTTGTTATGGGTCGTGCGTGCCGTAACTCTGCAAATATCAAGAATCGTCAGCCAATCGGAAATATGTATGTCAAAGCACCGAATGTACTGCCAGAATATTTTGTGGAGATCATCGAGGATGAGTTAAATGTGAAGAAAGTAAACTTCACAGAGGATGTCAGTGCATATACAAGTTATACGTTCAAACCACAGCTTCGTACTGTCGGACCGAAATATGGCAAGTTCTTAGGACAGATCCAGAAAGCACTTGCAGAGTTAGACGGAAACAAGGCAATGGCTGAATTAAAGGCAGACGGTGTACTTACACTTCCGTCAGTTAGTGATGATGTAAAATTATCTGAGGAAGATCTTTTAATCACCATGACACAGATGGAAGGTTATGTGACAGAGGGCGATAATACTGTGACTGTCGTACTTGATACAAACCTGACGCCGGAACTGGTAGAGGAAGGATTTGTCCGCGAGATCATCAGTAAGATTCAGACCATGCGTAAGGAAGCAGGATTTGAGGTTATGGATAAAATCTCCATTTACTATCATGCAGATGAAAAAGTAGCCGACATCTTTAATAAGTACGAAAATGACATCATGGGTGATGTTTTAGGTACTGAGGTTGTAGCAGAAGCTGATTCTTTTGACTCCGGAGAAAACGGAATCTACTGCAAAGAATGGAACATCAATGGGGAAAAAGTATTGCTCGGAGTCAAAAAAGGAGAAAACTAG
- a CDS encoding HAD family hydrolase: MKKQGIIFDMDGTLWDSAANVAESWNEAIRQDGRLNKALTEADIKGVMGKTMDVIAKLLFPEISEKEQETLLAECCRIENDYLREHGGVLYPDLEDTFKELKKTYELYIVSNCQKGYIEAFLDHYHFWDYFSDIECYGNNLLQKGDNIRLLADRNHLEEAVYVGDIQGDYDASRKAGVGFIHAAYGFGIVQEAQYKIQAFSELVTKRVAETYFRGLI, from the coding sequence ATGAAAAAACAGGGAATTATTTTTGATATGGATGGCACACTTTGGGATTCAGCCGCCAATGTGGCAGAATCCTGGAATGAAGCGATCCGTCAGGATGGAAGGTTAAATAAGGCACTCACAGAAGCCGATATCAAGGGTGTTATGGGAAAGACCATGGATGTGATCGCAAAACTGTTATTCCCGGAAATTTCTGAGAAAGAGCAGGAGACACTTTTAGCGGAGTGCTGCAGGATCGAGAACGATTATTTAAGAGAACATGGCGGAGTGCTTTATCCGGATCTTGAGGATACATTCAAAGAATTAAAAAAGACATATGAACTTTACATTGTAAGCAACTGCCAGAAAGGTTACATTGAGGCATTTTTGGATCATTATCATTTCTGGGATTATTTTTCCGATATCGAATGTTACGGAAATAATCTTTTACAGAAAGGGGACAATATCAGACTGCTTGCAGACCGGAACCATTTAGAGGAAGCAGTCTATGTGGGCGATATCCAGGGAGATTATGATGCCAGCAGAAAAGCGGGCGTTGGATTTATCCATGCTGCATACGGTTTTGGAATCGTACAGGAAGCACAGTATAAGATACAGGCATTTTCAGAACTTGTGACAAAACGGGTGGCAGAAACATATTTTAGAGGATTAATATGA
- a CDS encoding DHH family phosphoesterase gives MTKLQELLKQINRKHVYIQTHNFPDPDAIASALGIQELLKHNGISSTICYKGKIDRYSTDKLRELMEIELLNVEDLSTILTDEDEVILVDAQKGNSNIVDITGDEIICIDHHPENEKFPYRFKDIRPKVGACATIVAQYFFENNIPMDRRIATTLTYGVRIDTNNLSRGVSKLDIEMLYRMFDECDYEVIHMLENSNLCFDDLMAYSSAISSIEVYDDISFCNTGKDCPVIANISDFMLALKEVSFSVVYSRKSDGIKLSVRSEKSMLDAGKIVAEALKGIGNGGGHASMAGGFVPCTGSDMDVKLLEAQMKERFLNVIADVKKRAL, from the coding sequence ATGACAAAATTACAAGAACTACTAAAACAGATCAACCGGAAGCATGTGTATATCCAGACGCATAATTTCCCTGACCCGGATGCCATTGCGAGTGCGCTTGGGATCCAGGAGCTGTTAAAGCACAATGGAATTTCTTCCACGATCTGTTATAAAGGAAAAATAGACCGTTACAGTACCGACAAGCTGCGTGAACTGATGGAGATCGAACTTTTGAATGTGGAGGATCTTAGTACCATTTTGACAGATGAGGATGAAGTGATCCTTGTGGATGCACAAAAGGGTAATTCAAACATCGTTGACATTACGGGGGACGAGATCATCTGCATCGATCATCATCCGGAAAATGAAAAGTTTCCATACCGGTTTAAAGACATCCGGCCGAAAGTGGGAGCATGTGCGACGATCGTTGCACAGTATTTCTTTGAAAATAATATCCCGATGGATAGAAGAATCGCCACGACTCTGACATACGGTGTACGGATCGATACCAATAATCTGAGCCGTGGAGTGTCAAAACTCGATATTGAGATGCTCTACCGGATGTTTGATGAATGTGATTATGAGGTCATCCATATGTTAGAAAACAGTAATCTGTGTTTTGATGATCTGATGGCATATTCGAGTGCGATTTCAAGTATTGAAGTATATGATGACATCAGTTTCTGCAATACTGGTAAGGATTGTCCGGTCATTGCAAATATATCCGATTTCATGCTTGCTTTAAAAGAAGTGTCATTTTCCGTCGTGTATTCGAGAAAGTCAGACGGAATCAAACTTTCCGTGCGCAGTGAAAAGAGTATGCTCGATGCAGGAAAGATTGTGGCGGAGGCACTGAAAGGAATTGGCAATGGCGGCGGCCACGCATCGATGGCTGGAGGATTTGTGCCGTGTACGGGCAGCGACATGGATGTAAAACTGTTAGAGGCACAGATGAAGGAGCGGTTTTTAAACGTGATCGCAGATGTGAAAAAACGTGCTCTGTGA